TCCGGTCGGCCGCAACCCGGCGCGCGACCGTCGACAGGAACTCGCGCCGCAGCACTCGCAGGCCGCGCTGTCCGCTCAGCCCGCGGCGGCGCATGCGCGCGCGCGTGTCCCAGCGGGCAGAGGTGCGGCGCAGGCCGAGCCGCGCGCACAGCCCCTCGACCTCCGCGCGATCGGCATCGGCCGCCGCGCCGCGCAGTCCATGATGAAGATGCGCGACGTGGAGCGAGAGTGCGCGCTCGTGCGCCAGTCGCGCGAGACCGATCAGGAGGGCCGTCGAGTCGGCGCCGCCGCTTGCGGCGATCAGGATGCGAGCGCCCCGCGGGACCCGACACGGGCCCTCGAGGGCTGCGCGCAGCAGGGGCTCGATACGGCGCAAGCGCGTGCGGCGAAGCGCGATGGGTGGTGGCGGCGCAGGGACTCGAACCCCGGACACAGAGATTATGATTCTCCTGCTCTACCAGCTGAGCTACGCCGCCGCGAGAGGGAGGCTCGACCGATGGGTCGAGCGGGCCGGGAACGTTATGGCTCCAGTGCTCGGTTCGTCAAGGTGCGAGGCCGTCACGGACCATCCAGTCCCAGACGCACTTCATGGCCCGCAGATCGTCGGCGTTGTAACTCCGAATCGGCTCGAAGAGACGCTCCCGTTCGGCCACGTCCGGGGCGGCGCGGGCGCGCTCGTACTGGACGATCGACCACTGGGAGCCCATCGCGGGATCGCTCCACTTGAAGCCCAGATGCGCGGCGACGCGCTTGATCGAATACGAAGTGATCGGAAGCACCGCCGACTGCTTGAGCGCCCGGCACAGATCGAACATCGAGTTGAGCAACCGCGCGCCGATCGCGGCTCGATCTCCGTATCGTTCCAGGTACCGCTTGAGCCACGTGCGCTCGTACTCGTCGTAGTGGATCCACAGGGCGTCGGGGTGTGAGGCGAAGATCGCGGCCGCGCGGGTGAGGAAGTCCTCCCACGCCGCTCGATCGCCGTCGCGCCCGGGTGCCGCGATCACCGCTTCGCACGCCAATGCTGCGGCCGAAGTCGCGGTCGGCTGGGCGTCGACTGCGTAGCCCCACAGGTAAATCGGGACTTCGACGTCGGCCGAAGGGTCGCCCTCGAGATCGAACCACACCAGCGTACGGCCGCTCGGCATCCCGGGCGCCCGGCGCCACAGTGCGCGGCCCTCGGCGCGAGAACGTGCCTCGAGCACCAGGTCTTCGGTGCGCCCCTTGATGCCCTGCGAAGTGAGCCACACCGGATCGGCGGCCGCGAGTGCCGGGATGCGGCCCAGGCCGAGGCGCGCAAGTTGCGGCTGGTTCATCCGATTGACCGCCGGCAGGATCTCGATCCAGCCCTCTCGAATCGCGCGCGGCCAGCAGTGGCCATAGAAGCCGCAGCCCTCGCACTTGGAGTGCGACTGCAACAGCTCGGGCTCATCGGGTGACTCGATCACCGCGGCCATGCGGGCGATCAGCGCGTCGTATTCGGCGCGCGGCGGCAGCTCGACCCGCAACACTTCGTGCCGCCCGTTGATCACTTCGCAGCGCAGCGGGGGTGCTCCGAGCGACTCCTCGACGAGTGCGGAGTAGTGCGCCATCTGCAGACGCGCGGCGGTGAGTCCGCCGGGATTCACGAACGTCTTCGCATCGCGCAGCACCAGTCCGTCGCCGTCGTGAAGCACGAAGTCCGGCACGCCGGCCCGTCGACCATCGCGTGACAGAAACGCGGGCTGATAGAGCGGGTCGCGAGTGGTGCGCAGCAGCTCGAGCGTGCGCTCCGCGGCGGCTTCGAGGTCGCCGTGACCGTCGAAGAGCGGCCCGACCAGTCCGGGAATGCGCGCCGCCACTTCGCGCTCGTGGGCGATCCCGTGGTCGGCGAGCCGTCGATCGAATTCGCTCCCGCCGCTCCCGAGTTCGGGCGCATGGACCTTGAGCCACAGCCGTCGCACGCAGCGTTCGCCGTCACGCAGGCGGGACGCGGTGAGGCGCGCTCGACGCGAGGTGGGCAGCGTCAGCCTGCGGCCTTCTCCATGCGGTCGCGACCCGCCGGCGAATCGTCGCGCGTGGTGGTGCCGCTGACCGAATCGACCGGCCCTGGGCCGGCCGCGGCTTCGTCCTCGGGACGCAGGCGGAAGATGCGCGACAGCTCGCTGCGCAGTTCGCCTTCGTTCAGGAAGCGCTTCATGTGACCGCGATAGGCCACCGAAATGCCGCCGCTCTCTTCGCTCACGACGATCACGGCCGCGTCGGTTTCTTCGGAGAGCCCGAGGCCGGCGCGATGGCGCGTACCGAGCCCGACCGGTGCCTGCGCTGCGGCCGAGAGCGGCAGGATGCACGAGGCGGCGATCACGGTTTCTTCGCGAACGATCACCGCGCCGTCGTGCAGCGGCGAGCCGGGACTGAAGAGCGTCACCAGAAGCTCGGCGCTGACCTTGGCGTCGAGGCGCGTGCCGGTCTCGACGAAGTTACGCAACCCCACGTTCCGCTCCATCACGATCAGCGCACCGTGACGGCGCTGCGAGAGCGTTTCGACGCCGCGAATGATCTCGCCCAACACTCCGTAGTGGTCGCCGCGAAGGAACGAACGGAAGTAACGCGTGCGCCCGAATTGCGCGAGCATGTGGCGGATCTCGGGCTGGAACACGATTACGAATCCGATCAGCCACACGGTTTTCAGGCTGTCGGCGATCCACCGGATCGCGATCAGGTCGAACTGGCGCGCGAGGAACGTGACCAGAGCGATCACGAGCAAGCCCACGTACATCTGAGCCGAGCGCGTTCCCTTCACCAGGATCAGCAGGCGGTAGAAGAGGAAGGCGACCAGCAGGATGTCGAGGAGATCGAAGACCCAGACGGAGTGAACGGGATTCATGCGGTGGCGCTCCGGACCGCGTCGAGCGTAACAGAACGTGCGCGCGCGTGGCCACGATTCCGCGCGTCTCGAGCGCTCAGCGGCGCGCGGAGCGGACCGCTTCGGCGATGCGAACGGCCTGCAGGGTCTCCGCCACGTCGTGCGCGCGCACGATGCGGGCCCCCTGGAAGATTGCGATCGATGCCATCGCGATGCTCCCCGGCAGACGGTCGTGCACTTCGGCCCCGGTCATGCGCCCGATGAAGCTCTTGCGCGAGGCGCCGATCACGACCGGGAAGCCGAGACGCGCCAGCTCGTCGAGCCGCGCGACCAGCTGCATGTTGTGCTCGATCGCCTTGCCGAAGCCGATCCCCGGATCGAGCGCGATCGCCTCGCGCGGGACACCGGCTGCGATCGCTCGATCGGACCGTTCGCCGAGAAACGCCGCGACTTCTCGCACCACGTCCTCGTAGCTCGGTTTCTGCTGCATGGTGCCGGGGACGCCCTGCATGTGCATCAGGACGAGCCCCGCTCGATGGCGCGCCACCACGGCCGTCATCGCCGGATCGCCGAGTGCCGACACGTCGTTCACGATGTGAGCGCCGGCTGTGAGGCCCCAGTCGGCGACTTGCGCGTCGCGGGTGTCGATCGAGAGCGTCGGACCGTCGGGTGCTGCAAGTGCTCGCACCACCGGCTCGAGCCGCCGCCACTGTTCCTCGGGAGCAACCGCCTCGGAGCCCGGTCGCGTGCTCTCGCCGCCGAGATCGAGGATGTCCGCGCCGGCCGCGGCCAGCTCGCGCGCCCGCGCAATCGCGGCCGCGGGGTCTGCGTAACGCCCGCCATCCGAGAACGAGTCCGGAGTCACGTTGAGCACTGCCATCACCAGCGGGCGGTCGCTCAGGTCGAGTTCGCGATCGCGGCAGCGCCAGCCGGGAGCCGAGCTCACGCGCCCTTCAGCGCCGCTTTGAGGCGCTCGAGCTGCTCGGCATGTCCGTGTGCGTGCGCCGCGTAGACCTTGAGCCACCGCTCGGCGCTGAACGGCCCCGCTTCGGTGTGAGTGCCGGCGCGCTGCCAGTCCGCATCGGTCATGGCCTCGAGCACCGGAACGGTGTTGCGCCGCGCGGCACGAAAGGCCACCAGTGCATCCGTGTGATCGCGCTCGTTGTAACGCAGGCGAACCGCGTAGTGATCCTGGTCGTAGCCCTGAAGGACCGCCTGCTCTTCGGTCAGGAGCTTGCGGATCCGCAACGCGGAGAGCGTCTCGCTATCGGCCAGGTGGTGAATGATCTCGCGCGCGGTCCACTTGCCGGCGATCGGGCGCGCGGTCCACTCGGAGGCGGGGAACCCTTGAAGGGCTTCATCCACGGCCTGTACTCCGGCGGCGTAGCGGGCGATGAGTTGCGTGCGTTCCTCGACGGTCATGGCACCTCCGGAGGGGTCAGGCAGGCTCGAAAAGCTCGTAAATCCGGCGCTGCGAGCGGTCGCGGCGGGTGCGGCCGGCGCGTTGACCTGTGCGGGCGCGGATGGTAGCACTTACCGACCTTTGACCCTCGTGTGGGGCGCGCTCCCGACTCCTCATCCACCGTGCGGCGCGCGACGATTCGTACTCCCGCTCATCTTCTGAAGTTGCTCCGGAGGCTCGCTCGGCATGCGTCGTCGCCTGTGGTGGTCGCTCGTTCTGGTTTCGCTGTTCGCCGCCCCCGTGCACGCACAGGTCGCCGGCACTCCGTGGGAGTTCTCAGGCTTCGCCGGCATCTTCAGCCCCGACGCCCGTGCGCGCGTCGAGACCGGCCCGGCGGCAGGGTTCACGCTCGGCTATCGCTGGCAGTCGTGGTTCGTGACCGAGGGCTACGCCCTCTACGCGCCTTCGAGTGCCGATACGTTTCCGGGCGGTGATGCCACGTTCATGACCGGCGGAATCGCGCTGCGATTCAACCTGCGTCCTGCGGAGCAGCGGGTGGTGCCGTTCATCCAGGCCGGTGTCGGCTACGCGCAGAGCAGTCTCGATGGCGCGATTCCGAAGGACCTCGAGCGCGGCGCGCCGCAGCTCGGCATGGGTGCGCTGTTCAGCCTGTTCGGCAGCCCGCGCACGTCTCTGCGACTCGAGGTGCGTGACGTGATGTTCCGCGATCGCGACTCGAAGGAGTTCAGCAACCACGTCGGCGCCTACGCCGGAATTCAATTCACGCTCGGCGGCAAGAACAAGGACATCGACCTGGACGGCGTGCGCGACTGGCTCGACCAGTGCCCGGCAACTCCGATCGGCGCCAAGGTGGACGCGCGCGGCTGCCCGACCGACGGCGACGGCGATGGCGTATTCGACGGCATCGACAAGTGTGACGGAACGCCCAAGGGCGCCACCGTCGACAAGAACGGTTGCCCGAGCGACGCAGACGGCGACGGCGTGTTCGACGGGCTCGATACCTGCGCCGAGACGCCCAAGGGCGCCACCGTCGACGCCAAGGGCTGTCCGAGCGATGCCGACTCCGACAAGGTGTTCGACGGCCTCGACCAGTGCCCCAACACGCCGACCGGAGCGACGGTCGACGACAAGGGCTGCCCGAGCGACTCGGACGGCGACGGCGTGTTCGACGGCCTCGATCAGTGCGAGGCGACCCCTGCCGGCCTGCGAGTCGACGACAAGGGCTGCCCGATCGAGCTGGTGGAGCGCGAAACCGAGCTGCTCGATACCGGCACGATCCGGCTGCAGAACGTGAACTTCGAGACCGCCAAGAGCGACATCCTGGCGGAGAGCTTCCCGACCCTCGATGCGGTGGCGGCACTGATGGTCAAGTGGCCGCAGCTGAAGATCGAGATCGGCGGTCACACCGACGGACGCGGCTCGGCAACGGCGAACCAGCAGCTGTCGCTGTCGCGGGCCAAGGCGGTGGAGACCTACCTGCTGGGCAAGCAGCCGACGCTCAAGGACGAGCAGTTCACGGTCAAGGGCTACGGCGAGTCGAAGCCGCTGGCGCCGAACGATGGCGAAGTGAACTGGGCGAAGAACCGGCGGGTCGAGTTCGTGGTGCTGAACAAAGACGTGCTGAAGAAGGAAGTGGAGCGGCGCCGGTTGCTGGAGAAGCCGGCGGCCCCGGCCGACAGCACGCAGAAGAACTAGTCCTTCATCAGTTCCGAACTCCGATCGTCAGCCAGTACTCTCGCGGCACGCAGGTGCCGAGCTCGGTCGCGAACTTTTCGTGGAACGCGACGAAGTCCTTGTGCAGCGCCTCGCGCTTCTCCGCGTCGAGGTTGTTCGCGAGCATGCG
The Candidatus Eisenbacteria bacterium genome window above contains:
- a CDS encoding tRNA(Ile)-lysidine synthetase, producing MEPLLRAALEGPCRVPRGARILIAASGGADSTALLIGLARLAHERALSLHVAHLHHGLRGAAADADRAEVEGLCARLGLRRTSARWDTRARMRRRGLSGQRGLRVLRREFLSTVARRVAADR
- a CDS encoding TM0106 family RecB-like putative nuclease, with translation MRRLWLKVHAPELGSGGSEFDRRLADHGIAHEREVAARIPGLVGPLFDGHGDLEAAAERTLELLRTTRDPLYQPAFLSRDGRRAGVPDFVLHDGDGLVLRDAKTFVNPGGLTAARLQMAHYSALVEESLGAPPLRCEVINGRHEVLRVELPPRAEYDALIARMAAVIESPDEPELLQSHSKCEGCGFYGHCWPRAIREGWIEILPAVNRMNQPQLARLGLGRIPALAAADPVWLTSQGIKGRTEDLVLEARSRAEGRALWRRAPGMPSGRTLVWFDLEGDPSADVEVPIYLWGYAVDAQPTATSAAALACEAVIAAPGRDGDRAAWEDFLTRAAAIFASHPDALWIHYDEYERTWLKRYLERYGDRAAIGARLLNSMFDLCRALKQSAVLPITSYSIKRVAAHLGFKWSDPAMGSQWSIVQYERARAAPDVAERERLFEPIRSYNADDLRAMKCVWDWMVRDGLAP
- a CDS encoding TIGR00159 family protein encodes the protein MNPVHSVWVFDLLDILLVAFLFYRLLILVKGTRSAQMYVGLLVIALVTFLARQFDLIAIRWIADSLKTVWLIGFVIVFQPEIRHMLAQFGRTRYFRSFLRGDHYGVLGEIIRGVETLSQRRHGALIVMERNVGLRNFVETGTRLDAKVSAELLVTLFSPGSPLHDGAVIVREETVIAASCILPLSAAAQAPVGLGTRHRAGLGLSEETDAAVIVVSEESGGISVAYRGHMKRFLNEGELRSELSRIFRLRPEDEAAAGPGPVDSVSGTTTRDDSPAGRDRMEKAAG
- the folP gene encoding dihydropteroate synthase, whose product is MAVLNVTPDSFSDGGRYADPAAAIARARELAAAGADILDLGGESTRPGSEAVAPEEQWRRLEPVVRALAAPDGPTLSIDTRDAQVADWGLTAGAHIVNDVSALGDPAMTAVVARHRAGLVLMHMQGVPGTMQQKPSYEDVVREVAAFLGERSDRAIAAGVPREAIALDPGIGFGKAIEHNMQLVARLDELARLGFPVVIGASRKSFIGRMTGAEVHDRLPGSIAMASIAIFQGARIVRAHDVAETLQAVRIAEAVRSARR
- a CDS encoding OmpA family protein, with the protein product MRRRLWWSLVLVSLFAAPVHAQVAGTPWEFSGFAGIFSPDARARVETGPAAGFTLGYRWQSWFVTEGYALYAPSSADTFPGGDATFMTGGIALRFNLRPAEQRVVPFIQAGVGYAQSSLDGAIPKDLERGAPQLGMGALFSLFGSPRTSLRLEVRDVMFRDRDSKEFSNHVGAYAGIQFTLGGKNKDIDLDGVRDWLDQCPATPIGAKVDARGCPTDGDGDGVFDGIDKCDGTPKGATVDKNGCPSDADGDGVFDGLDTCAETPKGATVDAKGCPSDADSDKVFDGLDQCPNTPTGATVDDKGCPSDSDGDGVFDGLDQCEATPAGLRVDDKGCPIELVERETELLDTGTIRLQNVNFETAKSDILAESFPTLDAVAALMVKWPQLKIEIGGHTDGRGSATANQQLSLSRAKAVETYLLGKQPTLKDEQFTVKGYGESKPLAPNDGEVNWAKNRRVEFVVLNKDVLKKEVERRRLLEKPAAPADSTQKN